The genomic segment gtagttaaatatttaaaataagtaTGTACTGTCCTCAATAGGGAAGAAGTTGCAGACGTGTAGAGTCACCGTCTATCTGAAGTGTGCGGGCGACAAGGAGATTCGCTGCTTTCATTTATTTGGGATTGGTGGCCACCAAATGCGGACCTGGGGGAAACACGACTTTCACCTCCATGGAGACAGTCTGAATGAGgacctggtgatgctctgccaggcctgtattgcagccatctttagcttatgcttgttttgggggctagtccccttcagttttctcttcagcacaaAAAAGGCAATAGACCAAGTTGGACCCGTTggttcccatgttcacacgggagggctgggccCCCAGCACAATATTCCACGTCTcccccaattccaatattagtggccagcggggggggggggggagcttcctggagcgctagtatcggtgtagtgggccgaaaggactggttaccagagggctagtatggacattgtgaaccgaatggattcttgggctgacagctcagtcacaggcctggttggctggcagatcggtcactcatgcctggtgggctggcagctcagtcattcagggctggggggctggcagctcagtcactcagggctggtgagttggcagctcagtcactcagggctggtggctggcagctcacttatgactattccttgaaattccattccaGGCAGGGTGCAGGCAAGCACATTCAATTGCTTAGCATTCCAGGCAGGGTGTAGGCTACCACATTTCGATTGCATAGCTCCAGGAAGGCTACAGGAAGATTTCCCCGTCCCAATCTGAATCTGCGCACACTTCATATTCCCTTCAGATTTTTCGTAATAATGATTTATTGTAGGGGGCTATAAAAATCGAAGAAATACTGTGGGTGTCACAAATCTGAAAGAAAAGCAAACAATGGTACAAAAAAtctgcaggccaggcagtatctgtgaaaaGAGTAGCAGTTAACTCCAAGTCTGAGTTGATCGAGGTGGTCGAGATACAGTAAAACATTATTGCATTGATATACCCTAATTCTGTTAAATGTCCATGCCTTTTTTTTTACCAATTCTATTTCCAAGTTCCTTGTGGCTTTGCAATTTATAATTTGGTGGTTAAATGTAACTTGTTTCGTGTCAATCTGTTGCGAATGGGGTTTCTGCCCCACATTTGACCCCCAAAATTATTAATTGATAAGGTcacaaggagttgagtataggagcaaagaggtccttcggcagttgtacagggccctagtgataccacacctggagtattgtgtacaatattggacccctaatttgaggaaggacattcttgctattgagggagtgcagcgtaggtttatgcggttaattcccagaatggcgggactgtcagatgctgagagaatcgagcagctgggcttgtatactctggagtttcgaaggataagTGGGAATCTGATTGAAAcctctaagattattaagggtttggacacactagaggtaagaaacatgttcccgacattggggtagtccagaaccagcggccacggtttaagaataaggggtaagccatgtagaacggggatggaacactttttctcacagagagtgtgtgCAAATCTCTGTGTGatcgaggccggttctctgaatactttcaagagagagctagatagggctgttaaagatagcggagtcaggggatacggggagaaggcaggaacgggaattggggatgatcagccatgatcacattgaatggctgtgttggcctaatgcacctattgtctattggacctTGAAATAGAAGTTGTTCCTGATTTTGGACGCGGGACCAAAGACATTTACAGATCCAGagtggaaccggagcagattctcagacaCTGGTTTCCAACCCAAGTCCAGAAGAAAGGGTACATTTTCCCGGTGAACTTATTCCcactgaaggtgtggagatgggacttggtgtccgcgctgTAGAATGAGACTATCCATGCCtcataactgagataaactcccagccACTCTGGGATGGGGTCGGTGAGGAGACGGGGTTTCGGAGAGGAGTTCACACGAAACTCGTCGCCAACTTGCTCCACGGACTAGAGCCCAGTCACCTGCCTCAGGTtgatgtctctctccctgtccagaGACTCAGCGGCGACTCCCACACCACACCCCCAGTTCTCCCTCACCACCTCGGGGTAATGTCTCCCCGAGGtgtatccctccgatcccagcacacaaggCCATCGCTTGCCGTTGTCTGGGAGACTCCTCTGTGCCCCGGTCCACCTCACGCTCTTCCGATCCTCGGACACCTCGAATTCCCAACACGCTGTTTCCAAGTCCAAGGTCACAGAGTCTGCGGGTGAACGGAGAGAGACAGAAAAtctcagtgggtggggagggatgaggagtgtAGGAGACTGTGGCCACACACACGCgcccacacacacgcccacacgcacacgcgcctacacactcacacacacacacacacgtacacacgcacgcacacgtacacatacaATTCATGTATTGTAGATGCATGTGAAACCACGAGGCAAATTATGGAATTAATGCCGTAGAATTTTCACCTGGGAACGGGAATCAATGGCCGGAGGGCaattaaggtgagagaagaaagatttaaaagtgcTCACAGCgggcaagttatttttacacagagagagatGAATACTTGGAGCATGCTGcaaggggtggtggaggctgagagaacaatagacaatggagttgtacagagcccgagtgagacTTACAGGCCAGCAAATGCTtgcgccggacacccgggttcgatcccgattacggaatttatacgttctgcccgtgacctgcgtgggtttcttcgagatcttcggtctcctcccacactccaaagatgtacacgtttgatataaaacattgtccctcgtgtgttgtgtgtatgatagtgttaatgtgcgttgggccgaatggcctgtttccacgctgtatttccaaactaaacaaaactaaggctGGGTACAAATTGAAACAATGGTGAAATATGGATTGAGAACGGCTCAGTGTAATATTTTCTGTCATAAACTCGTGGATTTGGAAAGAACATTGCGTTTTTACAGCAATTTTACAGCAGAAAACCAGATCTGGAATGTTCACCTTCCAGTGAAAGCGGTTCTGATTTCCACATCCCTTGTTTGACAAAGCTCGCTGGCTTCACCCCTGTAATCAATGTTATTTAGTACTAGGTACGACTCTGTAACCTTGTAGTTAAGTACTCAGTTCCTGTACTTAAGGCTCCAACATATGATCAGgtctccctggttctggactgggcCCACAAGTGGAATTAGACTGgggcttcttcagaatgagagtcggtTGAGGGAAACTAGACGTACAGAACACATCACAGCCGACACCGATGAGTCaagaatggtggagcccacaatggtccattgttggccgtggaagaggtgataatgaagggatacaaacagcgAAACTAGCAAGACTCTCTAAGGTGGaagaagaatggagagagagggaatgcaagggttacatgaaattacagcaatcaatattcataccgctgggctttaTGTGAATGAACAatgaagatgtgtaggaaggaactgcagatgctggtttaaaccgaagatagacaaaattggctggagtaactcagcgggtcaggcagcatctctggagagaaggaatgggcgaggttcaggtcgagatccttcttcagactgtttagggatgagggaaaggagagatatagacgaatgatgtggagaaataaagaacaatgaatgaaagatctgcaaaGAAAGTACCGATGATAAAAGGAAACaagctattgttagctgtttgtacggtgaaaacgagaagctagtgtgacgtgggtggggtggggttggggtggaCTTGGCTCTACCATGGACCAAAGAATTGAATTCAAATCCTGAGGCGATATATGCTGGGATGCATCACCTGATAGAACTGACTGAAGACGATTGTAAATATCTCAGTCAAGTCAACACTACATTTCACCCATTATTAATCAATAATCAATACATGCGAGGGAACCGATAAGAATGAACGTTCCAACAAACCAATCAGTTTcagatgtaagaaagaactgcagatgttggacaaAATTGAagctgggcacaaaatgctggagtaactcagcgggtgaggcagcatctatggagagaaggaacggatgacgttttcggtcaagacccttctaagacttactccagcattttgtgtctacattcgattttatccagcatcttctAATGACGTCCCAAAACGTCTCTCAACCAGTTTCAGGTTTGCTTTAGTTCCTTTGGTGCTCGATCAATATCGTGCGTTGCGCTGCTGGTCAGTGAAGTTTATGAATATAGAAATCTGTTACATCTTCGCCCGGCTCCCCACGGCTTCAAGACTCaaccataatagacaatagacaataggtgcaggagtagtccatgcgacccttcaagccagcaccgtcattgactgtgagcatggctgatcatcccgaatcagtaccccgttcctgccttctccccatatcccctgactccgttatctttaagagtcctatccagctctctcttgaaagtttccagcgaaacggcctccaccgccttctgaggcagagaattccacagacccacaactctctgtgtgaaaaagtgtttcctcatctccgttctaaatgacctaccgcttattcttgaactgttgcctatggttctggactcccccaacatcgggaacatgtttcctgcctctggcgtgtctaaactcttaataatattataggtttcaataagatatcctctcatctactaaattccagtgtaaaCGTGCAAAATTCCAGTGTTAGTGGAGAAGTTCCAGCAGCTTGCAACAGTTAATAGAAAATACTGTTCGGTTGTGTATGGTCAGTGTAAATCAATACAACTTTGTGTTTGTTTGATTTCAGGAGGAAATTAGTTGGAAGAGGAGGTGTTCTTATCTGAAACCATACATAATTTTATAAAGTAACTCAGAAGATCGCTGTAGTTCATTTTGTAACCCAGCTGCTTATATTTACAGGGTTAGTGATGAGGAACACACGTTGTCAGTGGCAGATGGGGCACCGGAAGTTGCAAAATTCGATCACCTGAATTTATTGACCAGAGCGTTGTGTGAAATGTCCTGTGGTATTCCACAAGGTCATGTTGATATCATTTATTTGTTCAGTTACATTAAAGATCGCTCTGTGTTAGTTCGATACAAAGAGTGATATGAATAATGGACACTTTAATTAGGGTCCCTAACATtccctaaacctaaccctaagCTACACCACTGCTACAATGAGGTGCTAATCCATAACAGCTCCAGTGGTGTCCATTTCCTCCTGCCGGCTGTCTTTTCAAGCTGTCACATGGACTTTCCCTAGTTGTCAGCTGCTCTGTTCACAGCAGACACTTGCTCGGCTAGatgttaaattacaattaaaacacaaagtacttgtgctatatctCCGGGATAAGCAATCAACTAAGTAAACCAAACCCAAAAGGTGGGAGGtgcgtgctgggatcggagggattcacatcggggagacagtactgggaggtggaggtggcggggagtcggggcTGGGGTCTGGGAGTCgcagcagagtctgtggagaggaagagaccagGCACACTGACCcctgagactggagtctggagcatcaggcGATGGGATGATGTGTTTAATGCACTCACCTCCACTCAATCCCGTCTCCGCGCCCGTCGCATCCCCGGAAGGGTGGGCGttcatctcagttacgagtcccggACAGTTCATTTTCCGacacggacaccaagtcccatctccacaccttcactgggaataaattcatggAGAAATTTTAACCTTTCTTCTTGATTTGGGGCGAAAACCAGCggatgagaatctgctccggtttccGCTGCTGTTGTGCAAGAGGGTCtggtcccgggaccggcgtcaggagcggggtTCAGGTACtctggggcagaaacccggtggacaacaggtcagcgctgaacgaacggctcccatttaatccacaaattccgcgtcgtgaaacaaaccccagtgagcgcggaaataaaaccagagggaatgtaaatgtgggaagagtgaaataaacagcaactgaaatcagagctgtctgtccgtCGATCCGTCCATTTTAAcacgttaaccgcgtccggcaacggaacagaaattacttttgtgtaaatataaagattgaaacgatcgccgcgggcggcgggtcctgagctccgggcttcCCCGGGTCCTAAAGTCCACTGACTCGGTTTGAAGGGTGCAAGAGCCGTCTGGCAAAATAAAACCCCGGTAAACGTGACCATGTGGTGGTGCAGAAAAAGAGGGGCGGATGATTTGGAAATTACTAAAGGAGGGGTAAACTGAATGCCGAGAATGCGAGGCAGAAGGTTTGTTTATTACGTGAAAATATTGAATCTATCGTTGAGTCTTGAAGCCGTGGGGAGCCGTGCGAAGATGTAACACATTTCTATGTTCGTGAACCTCACTGACCAGCAGCTCAACGTACGATATTGATCGAGCACCAATGGAACTAAAGCAATCTTGAAActgattgaaggtagacacaaaatgctggagtaactcagcgggtgacgcagcatctatggagagaaggaatgggcgacgtttcgggacgagacccatagaaggatctcgacacaaaacgccacccatcccttctctccatagatgctgcctcacccgctaaatgtctccatcattttgtgtctaccttcgattttatccggcatctgcagttctttcttacatctgAAACTGATTGGTTTGTTGGAACGTTCATTCTTATCGGTTCCCTCGTATGTATTGGTTATTGATTAATAATGGGTGAAATGTAATATTGGCATGACTGAGATATTTGCAATCGTCTTCAGTCAGGACTGTCAGGTGTTGCATCCCAGCATGTATCGCCTCAAGACTTGAATTCAGTTCTTTGGTCCATGTTAGGGCCAAGTCTCAAGACGATTTTTTATCCCTTCAGTTTTAAGACCAACCatgttcaggtagccccggcatcccccctgtctctctacccccctccctcccccaaccaatAGCTTGTTTCCTTTTATCATCTGTACTTTTTTAccatatattttattcattgttctttatctctccacatcatcgtctatatctctcgtttcccttatccctaaacagtctgtagatgggtcacgacccgaaacgtcaaccattcattctctccagagatgctgcctgacccgctgagttactccagccaatttgtctgtcttcggtttaaaccagcatctgcaattccttcctacacatcttcatTGTTCATTCACATAAaggccagcggtatgaatattgatttctgtaattacaagtaacccttgcattccctctctctctccattcttccTCCACCATAGACGTCttgttagtttcactgtttgtatcccttcattatcacatcTTCCACGGCcaataatggaccattgtgggctccacctttcttgactcatcggtgccggctgtgatttgttctgtacgTCTAGTTTCCCACTCAACTGACTCCATTCTGAAGAAATCACAGTCTAATTCCACTTGCGGGcccagtccagaacaagggagacCTGATCGTTTGTTGGAGCCTCAAGTACAGGACCTGAGTACTTAACTACAAGGTTACAGAGTCGTACGTAGTACTAAATAACATTGATTACAGGGGTGAAGCCAGCGAGCTTTGTCAAACAAAGGatgtgtagtctgaagaagggtttcggcccgaaacgtcgcctatttccttcgctccatagatgctgctgcacccgctgagtttccccagcaattgtgtgtaccctgTGGAAATCAGAACCGCTTTCACTGGAAGGTGAAACCCTTTCCACCCTGTGAGGTGTACATTCCAGATCTGGTTATCTGCCACCTCGCAACGTAATGCTCTTTCAAAATCCCCCAGTTTTATGACAAAATGTTACATTGAGCCGTTCTCAATCCATATTTCACCATTGTTTCCATTTGTTCCCAGACTGTCAGCGATTCGTTAGACATTcgttttaggtttagttttagaaatatgcTTTGGAAACAGGccgcgagtccgcgccgaccagcgatccccgcacattaacacgatcccacacacacacacaatttacacttaaaccatgccaattaacgtacaaaactgcacgtctttggagtgtgggagaaaaccgaagatctcggagaaaacccacgaggggtcgcggggagaacgtgcaaactgaaggagggtatgtctgaagaagggtttccgcccgaaacgtcacctatttccttcgctccgtagctgctgctgcacccgctgagtttctccagcatttttgtgtaccttcgattttccagcatctgcagttccttcttgagaacgttcaaactccgtacagccaagcacccgtggtcgggatcgaacccgtgtctccggcgctggaaaggcagcaactctaccgctgcgccaccgtgcagcccacaTTATTTGTGTTTCCGTCATGATCCGGCACGTTTAATATCTAATCAGATCCCCACCCTTGAGTAATTCGCTGGAagtaacctgatctcccggttgctaaacacttaaattcccattctcacactgatgtTCCTgtcctcgacctcctccattgtcagagtgtggggaaatgcaaattggaggaacggcatctcatatttcactagagcagcttacagcccagtgctgTGAATATTGAAGAaggatctagacccgaaacgtcacccattccttctctccagatttatagcctgtcccgctgagttactccagcattttgtgtctgtcttcggtttaaaccagcatctgcagttgcttcctccgCGGGGTGTTTCATCCTCACGCTGAGCGTTCGTTCCCCGAGTGGTGCTGCGAGTCTAGTGCCGAACACCCGCGATACTGCAGGAGTTCAGCAGCACTGCGGAAGTGAAACTGCCACGAATCAACATGGCTTCAAAACAACAGCTTGAGAGATTAAGGGAAGATCTAATTTGTCCCATCTGTTTAGACTTATTCCCCGATCCGGTGTCACCAGACTGCGGCCACAActcctgccgctcctgtatcacgcaGTTATGGGAACATGAAGATAGAAACTCCtgtccggaatgtagagaggtatTTGCAGAGCGCACCCTCAGGGttagtcgggccttggcgagtctggctgagaaagctcgaacactgaaccTGAATCTcaaagagaaggaaagtaaacttcactgcgagaaacatcaggagcaactgaagctgttttgtgaaacggacaagaaactgatctgtgtGCTTTGTtcagctgggcgggaacacaagtctcacagcttcaattggggaagtccagaactaggggtcacagtttaaggataagagggaagacttttaggaccgagatgaggaaatcattttttacacagagagtggtgaatctgtggaattctctgccacagaaggtagctgaggccagttcattggctatatttaagagggagttagatgtggcccttgtggctaaagggatcagggggtatggagagaaggcagggatgtgatactgagttggatgatcagccatgatcatattgaatggcggtgcaggctcgaagggccgaatggcctactcctgcacctattttctatgtttctatgccggtAGACGAAGCTGTTGAAATCTACAAGGTAAAATAAATCGGATTGTGATCACTTCCCAGTTTCATGACaatgtttacaatacaatacaatacaattcaatttattgtcatttgggccccttgaggtccaaacgaaatgccgtttctgcagccatacattacaaacaaatagacccaagacacaacataatttacataaacatccatcacattgctgtgatggaaggccaaaaaaacttctctctccactgcactctcgccccccccccccccccccccccccatgtcagagtcaaagtcaaagcccccggcgggcgatggcgattgtcccgtggccattaaagccacgccgggtgatgcaaggtcgcacaccgggtcttggtgttagagtccccggcgtgcgctcgcagagacccgccgccattccaagccgcgcggggcggtgctgtaaggccccgctccaggagctcttcaaccccgcaactcgggcgggagaagtcgccgctgcggaagccccgaaaagcggactccctccagggacccgcgggctcccggtgtcactgtccgccaaacccgcagttgcagccaccgaaactccgggggtcgggccgcagcagcgtccaccacagctccacccgctctggactcggccagctccgcgacggtgaggtgagtagtcggcaccagagcgcccggtcttcctgttggaggccgctcctcgttgcagccccaacgacaacggagacccgacaaagaaaaggtcgggtctcccgtgcagggagagatttaaaagttacccccaacccccccccacacacataccccaacaaaaataacaaaaactacataaaaacatagacataaaataataaaaacgcagacggactgcagaggccgctgcagacgagagtcgcgccgcctaccgggcgGCGGTGTTTGTATCTGATTCTAAATTTTTTTCCCAATTCCAATCTAAGGCTGAGATCAAATCTTCCTTAGAATCTCTCACTCAAAATAAATTGGCGTTGGAACAAATGGAACAGCAACAGAAGGAGAAGTTTTGTGGAAATCTGGTAAGGTCTCCTCCTTCCAGAGTCGaaatctttttctttttcttttttaatatttttattagaagtacagtaaagtacagtaatacacatcacatatatcttaatacatttgttgtaccacttcattttttgagctttaagaaagatagaaataaaagaaggaaaggaaaaaagagtcatgaaggtgcaggaaagtgttgggaaaagaaagccccttagaaaagaagttagagaaggaagtaaagaaaggaaatagaccctagaaaagaaaggggAAAACAAgataaacaatcgctctattataacacaaaactccgcaaacaaGAGTATACCAACCGTATGTTTTAcccccccccgttaccagatcctggcaccatttatttttttaattactattgcaccttatgcttgtagtagttccataaatgcagaccacgtcttttggaagtggtctgctttgcctgctaggaggagtctcatctcttccaggtttcgaacatgtttgacattgacatttttattgttggtataggagcatttttccagaatttgagtataagcttttttcccattattagcccgtaattaagtaggttcttttgaaacacgtttggttcggggttaccttccgttattccaaaaataatccattctgcttttgatacaagttttattttaaataatttgtgaagatttcaaatattttgttgcagattttttggatttttatacaaaaaacaaaagagtgcgctatggtagcttcttgagacttacatttatcacaaatgggtgagacattggggaaaagtttatttattttggtttttgaatagagtCGAAATCTAGAACAGATTTATTATCCGTATTGCATTGTAATAATATCTGTCTTTCCTTTGCCAGGAACAGTCACAGTATCTGCAGTCCCACATCAGGTCcctgtttgctgaactgcaccagattctcttcCATAGAGAACAACGCCTACTTAAATATCTCAGCGATGAGAAAGAGatgattctaaatacaatggagaaaaatattcaagagattcaagaagtgaaaagcttttttttgttagattaaattaaatatttatccTAATCCCAAAACAAACCTGCATGGAAACATGACTGTCAAATTGTCAGTGGGCGACGTCAGGTCCATGAACACAACACAACCTAAACTCACTTCATGAGGGAACCACACATCCTGTACATATTCACACTTCATAAACTTCACACATGAATTCAAATCCCAGGGCAGCAGTGAAGCAACTTCAATCCAATCAATTAATTCACTGGGTATCAAAAGTTCATAAGGTCGtaggggataggagcagaattaggccattcggcccatcaggtctactccattattcaatcatggctgatctacagtatctctccctgcgaaccccattctgctgccttttccccataacccctgacatccatcctAATCAAGgatctctatctctgcctcaaaaaatgtccattgacttggcctctagtgCCTTCTGTGGTAAAAATGTCCACAGAtttaactaaataaattcctcctcatctacttcctaaagaaACGCCCTTTCCACGTctctcccacgtggaaacatcctttccacatccattctatccacgcCGTTCACTATTCGggaagttttaatgaggtccccccttattcctctaaactccagcgagtacaggcccagtaccgtcaaatattcatgccattgggttaacTGTTATTATCATAACAATGCACTGATGTTACCAGCAATGTAAATCTGTGCCCTACACCCACTCAATGGTACTTTAtatgtcacatgtgcaactgtacagtgaaattatttttgcatatttactcATGCAGCCGCCGCCATGTTTTAGCGACATTTCCAAAGTCTGGTCCGCCCGCACGCGCTGTTTactggagctgttcccaatccaGGCAAATCCCAGGCTCCTGCAGTGCCTTCCTCTGTCACCTTCAACCAGATTGGCCCATGAACTGACATCCCTCTCATTGCCCGGACATCTTTAGGGTCCCTGGGCActtcctgcagccaaccttgaaggtGTTGGAGGCATTACTCCAGGTCTCCCTCCTACAGGCCCTTGCTCCACGCGTCCGACGTCTCCAGCGActcactcccccaacccccccccccccccccccccccccccctcctcctctttatcctttcctctccctccccggGCCAGCATGGAGCCTTAGGCCTATAGTCTCGTTGCTGGTTGACTCTGATCTGCCCTTTGTGAGCCTCACAGTAATCGTGAAACCGCAACAGGGAGGCAGTGCATTAAGACTTGGAAGGCCATAattagtgtgtagaaaggaactgcagatgctggtttatagcgaaggtatacacaaagtgctggagtaactcagcgagtcgggctgcactgagtctaaagaagggtcccgaactgaaacctCACTCAtccatttgctccagagatgctgcctgtactttgTACTTATCATCATGCACTAATTAGTATTGACTACGCACCAAATTCAGTAAGTATCACTATTCAGTAAAATGCCCAGCCCTGTCTTCCTTGAAAAGTTCCCTCACAGATGTGTTCAAGGAGGATTTCGGGTAAAGCCGCCGCGAGTAcactctgcaatttagaaggatgagagggtttcttattgaaacatataagattattaaggatttggacacgctagaggcaggaaacatgttcccgaagttggggaagtccgga from the Amblyraja radiata isolate CabotCenter1 chromosome 16, sAmbRad1.1.pri, whole genome shotgun sequence genome contains:
- the LOC116982280 gene encoding E3 ubiquitin-protein ligase TRIM11-like; this encodes MASKQQLERLREDLICPICLDLFPDPVSPDCGHNSCRSCITQLWEHEDRNSCPECREVFAERTLRVSRALASLAEKARTLNLNLKEKESKLHCEKAEIKSSLESLTQNKLALEQMEQQQKEKFCGNLLRFSVSLRSPADSVTLDLETACSKHEVSEDRKSVRWTGTERSLPDNGKRFTIWPCVLGPEGFTSGRHYWEVEVMENWGWCLGVAAESLVRERDINLRQVTGL